One genomic region from Stackebrandtia nassauensis DSM 44728 encodes:
- a CDS encoding alkaline phosphatase D family protein has protein sequence MAQIVLGPMLRRVDESTAAVWVETDSPCRVGVLDASAATFTVHGHHYALVEVSGLAPGSVTPYTVTLDGRTAWPEADSEFPPPVIRTVNPDGDHRLVLGSCRVSADEQYGDARFGVDMLAAFAHQLAADGDGTRPDALLMLGDQVYADIPPEEVRQFIRDRRDVSVPPGEEIADFEEYAELYRQSWAQPAVRWLLSTVPMLAIFDDHDLRDDWNTSMAWRDTMLKQPWWKRRVIAGLGSYWIYQHLGNMSPKDRAEDPLFAALRESDGDGAAALDEFAWRAWEDSTSVRWSFQQEFGGTRLIMLDSRCARDLTPRKRRIVDEPEWDWFREQATAECDQLLIASSVPVLLPTGLHYVESWNEAVCDGVWGKTFAKLAEKIRQTIDLEHWGAFRESFQRMSFLIMERVRGNWGKAPAAVVFLSGDVHYSYLAKARIRSARGMVHQVTCSAIRHPLPRLLRWANVVGSVRVAGIFGYLLARLARVHRTPFSWRMNRGPWFDNALATVDLSGRKTRARWHTASVAEPKRLRELGSAELS, from the coding sequence ATGGCTCAAATCGTGCTCGGTCCGATGCTGCGTCGGGTCGACGAATCCACCGCCGCGGTGTGGGTGGAGACCGACTCTCCCTGCCGCGTGGGGGTTCTGGACGCCAGCGCGGCCACCTTCACCGTGCACGGCCACCACTACGCGCTGGTGGAGGTCTCCGGCCTGGCGCCCGGCAGCGTCACGCCCTACACCGTGACCCTGGACGGCCGCACGGCCTGGCCCGAAGCCGACAGCGAATTCCCGCCCCCCGTCATCCGCACCGTCAACCCCGACGGCGACCACCGGCTGGTGCTGGGTTCGTGCCGGGTCAGCGCCGACGAGCAGTACGGGGACGCCAGGTTCGGCGTCGACATGCTGGCGGCCTTCGCCCACCAGCTCGCCGCCGACGGTGACGGCACCCGGCCGGACGCGCTGTTGATGCTCGGCGACCAGGTCTACGCCGACATTCCCCCCGAAGAGGTGCGTCAGTTCATCCGGGACCGCCGCGACGTGAGTGTCCCGCCGGGCGAGGAGATCGCCGACTTCGAGGAGTACGCCGAGCTGTACCGGCAGTCCTGGGCCCAACCGGCCGTGCGCTGGTTGCTGTCGACGGTGCCGATGCTGGCCATCTTCGACGACCACGACCTGCGCGACGACTGGAACACCTCGATGGCGTGGCGCGACACCATGCTGAAGCAGCCCTGGTGGAAGCGCCGGGTGATCGCGGGGCTGGGGAGCTACTGGATCTACCAGCACCTGGGCAACATGTCGCCGAAGGACCGGGCCGAGGACCCGTTGTTCGCGGCGCTGCGCGAGTCGGACGGGGACGGCGCCGCGGCGCTGGACGAGTTCGCCTGGCGGGCCTGGGAGGACTCGACCTCGGTGCGGTGGAGTTTCCAGCAGGAGTTCGGCGGTACCCGGCTGATCATGCTGGACTCGCGGTGCGCCCGGGACCTGACGCCGCGCAAACGCCGCATCGTGGACGAACCGGAGTGGGACTGGTTCCGGGAACAGGCCACCGCCGAGTGCGACCAGCTGCTGATCGCGTCGTCGGTGCCGGTGCTGCTGCCCACCGGACTGCACTATGTGGAGTCGTGGAACGAGGCGGTGTGCGACGGCGTGTGGGGCAAGACCTTCGCCAAACTGGCCGAGAAGATCCGCCAGACCATCGACCTGGAGCACTGGGGCGCGTTTCGGGAGAGCTTCCAGCGGATGTCGTTCCTGATCATGGAACGGGTGCGCGGCAACTGGGGCAAGGCACCGGCGGCGGTGGTCTTCCTGTCGGGCGACGTGCACTACTCCTATCTCGCCAAGGCGCGCATCAGGAGTGCCCGGGGCATGGTGCACCAGGTGACCTGCTCGGCGATCCGGCACCCGCTGCCCCGGCTGCTGCGGTGGGCCAATGTGGTGGGTTCGGTGCGGGTGGCCGGGATCTTCGGTTACCTGCTGGCCCGGCTGGCGCGGGTGCACCGCACACCGTTCAGCTGGCGGATGAACCGGGGGCCGTGGTTCGACAACGCCCTGGCCACCGTGGACCTGTCCGGCCGCAAGACGAGGGCCCGCTGGCACACCGCCAGCGTCGCGGAGCCGAAGCGGCTGCGGGAACTGGGCAGCGCCGAACTGAGCTGA
- the cpt gene encoding chloramphenicol phosphotransferase CPT has protein sequence MILLNGGSSSGKSSIARCLQDILPRPWLALSVDDFVDALPEAMRSSDEGIEFADDGAVNVGDQFRKLEVAWMAGVATMVREGAPVVMDDVFLGGADSQRRWREALDGLDVLWVGVRCDGAEAARRESARGDRTTGMAEQQAELVHRGVTYDLEVDSTHLSARECAEAIAAKLG, from the coding sequence ATGATCCTGCTCAACGGCGGCTCCAGTTCCGGTAAGTCCTCGATCGCGCGGTGCCTGCAGGACATCCTGCCGCGACCGTGGCTTGCCCTCAGCGTCGACGACTTCGTCGACGCGCTGCCGGAGGCGATGCGCTCCTCCGACGAGGGCATCGAGTTCGCCGACGACGGCGCGGTCAACGTCGGCGACCAGTTCCGGAAGCTGGAGGTCGCGTGGATGGCGGGCGTCGCGACGATGGTGCGCGAGGGCGCGCCCGTGGTCATGGACGACGTGTTCCTCGGCGGCGCGGACTCGCAGCGACGGTGGCGCGAGGCCCTCGACGGGCTCGACGTGCTGTGGGTCGGGGTGCGGTGCGACGGCGCGGAGGCCGCGCGGCGGGAAAGCGCGCGCGGCGACCGGACCACCGGTATGGCCGAGCAGCAGGCGGAGCTGGTGCATCGCGGCGTCACCTACGACCTGGAGGTCGACTCGACCCACCTGTCGGCCCGCGAATGCGCCGAGGCCATCGCCGCCAAGCTCGGCTGA
- a CDS encoding HNH endonuclease family protein, whose protein sequence is MVSVFVFAALAIAWPSPAAAIPANIPSKSVIQSELNGLSVASEGSMTGYSRDKFPHWVTISGSCNARETILKRDADYVTVGSDCYPTSGKWYSQWDGVVKTVASEVSIDHQVPLAEAWRSGASSWTTAKRQDFANDVVGTELIAVTATVNSSKGDKDPSAWKPPRTGAYCLYAKMWIHAKHKWGLKLQSAEKTALQSMLNTCSY, encoded by the coding sequence ATGGTGTCCGTGTTCGTCTTCGCCGCTTTGGCCATCGCCTGGCCCTCGCCCGCCGCGGCGATTCCCGCGAACATCCCGTCCAAATCCGTCATCCAGTCCGAGCTCAACGGCCTCTCCGTCGCCAGCGAGGGCTCCATGACCGGATACTCGCGCGACAAGTTCCCACATTGGGTGACCATCTCGGGCAGTTGCAATGCCCGCGAGACGATCCTCAAACGCGACGCCGACTACGTGACCGTCGGTTCGGACTGCTACCCGACCTCGGGCAAGTGGTACAGCCAGTGGGACGGCGTCGTCAAGACCGTCGCCTCGGAGGTCTCCATCGACCACCAGGTCCCGTTGGCCGAGGCGTGGCGTTCGGGAGCCAGCTCCTGGACCACCGCCAAGCGGCAGGACTTCGCCAACGACGTCGTCGGCACCGAGCTCATCGCCGTCACCGCGACCGTGAACAGTTCCAAAGGGGACAAGGACCCCTCCGCGTGGAAACCGCCGCGCACCGGCGCCTACTGCCTGTACGCCAAGATGTGGATCCACGCGAAGCACAAATGGGGACTGAAGCTCCAGTCCGCGGAGAAGACCGCGCTGCAGTCGATGCTCAACACCTGCTCCTACTGA